The following proteins are encoded in a genomic region of Desulfuromonadaceae bacterium:
- the nifJ gene encoding pyruvate:ferredoxin (flavodoxin) oxidoreductase, whose product MVTIDGSTAAAHVAHAINEVIAIYPITPSSVMGEISDAKSAVGEKNIWGTVPKVVEMQSEGGASGAVHGALQTGALTTTFTASQGLLLMIPNMFKIAGELTSTVFHVSARSIAAQALSIFGDHSDVMACRPTGWAFLCSNNVQEVMDFALIAQAATLESRIPFLHFFDGFRTSHEVQKVEELTREDMKSMINDELVRAHRLRGLSPDHPVMRGTAQNPDVYFQGRETVTTYYDKLPAIVQAQMDKFAQLTGRQYNLFDYIGAADAERIIVMMGSGCDTAHELVEHLNAQGEKVGLLKVRFFHPFVVEAFAQALPKTVKKIAVLDRTKEPGSLGEPLYHNVRTALGEAMADGLVTFDGYPVIVGGRYGLGSFEFTPAMVKAVYDNLAAAKPMNHFVVGIKDDVTGRSLDFDPAYKVPNNAYAAMFFGLGSDGTVGANKNSIKIIGETTDNNAQAYFVYDSKKAGSMTTSHLRFGKDVIRSPYLIDSADFVACHNFSFLARYDLLGKAKKGATFLINSPFSAEETWDHLPLETQQQIIDKQMKVYVIDGVRLGNEIGLGPRINVIMQTAFFKISNIIDFALAEKEIKDAIVKSYGKAGEKVVKMNFEAVDAGANNFTELAVPAQPTTKVKIASAIQSDAPAFIRQTTGPIIDAKGDLLPISAMPADGTFPTGTAKYEKRNIAVNIPVWDESLCIQCGICSFVCPHATIRMKIVEEADLKGAPATFKTSDAKGKDVAGKKFALQVAPEDCTGCGACVHNCPAKSKTDANHKAINMTFQEPLREQEAINWDFFLSLPDTDPALINRNSLKGSQLLPPMFEFSGACAGCGETPFVKLCSQLFGDRMVVANATGCSSIYGGNLPTTPWTTGKNGLGPAWSNSLFEDNAEFGFGYRLTIDKFNEYALELLDRLANCDCKGCKDVVGLMEEIKTADQSTQEGIVAQRARVATLKTALAECSDAESKNLLSVADYLVKKSVWIHGGDGWAYDIGYGGLDHVLASGANVNVLVLDTEVYSNTGGQASKSTPLAAVAQFAAGGKRMPKKDLGMIAMTYGNIYVAKVSMANPGHVVKAMIEADAYDGPSLIIAYSHCIAHGIDMTTAVDEGKNAVACGHWPLFRYDPRLADEGKNPLQLDSKAPTISFSEYAYGENRYRVLKKIQPEIAEQLMKEQSKETATRFDLYQKLAEMQADCGK is encoded by the coding sequence ATGGTTACCATCGACGGGAGTACCGCCGCGGCGCATGTTGCGCACGCGATCAACGAGGTTATCGCGATCTATCCGATTACCCCGTCTTCGGTGATGGGGGAGATTTCCGACGCAAAGAGCGCAGTTGGTGAGAAAAATATTTGGGGAACGGTCCCCAAGGTCGTTGAAATGCAGTCGGAAGGCGGCGCATCCGGTGCCGTTCACGGTGCTTTGCAGACCGGTGCCCTGACCACCACGTTCACTGCGTCACAAGGTTTACTGCTGATGATCCCGAACATGTTCAAGATCGCCGGAGAGTTGACTTCGACGGTCTTTCATGTTTCGGCCCGCTCCATTGCCGCTCAGGCGCTGTCCATTTTTGGTGATCACTCTGACGTCATGGCCTGCCGCCCGACCGGCTGGGCCTTTCTCTGTTCCAATAACGTTCAGGAAGTCATGGACTTTGCCCTGATTGCTCAGGCGGCAACCCTGGAGTCGCGCATTCCTTTCCTGCATTTCTTTGACGGTTTCCGTACCTCGCACGAAGTGCAGAAGGTCGAGGAACTGACGCGGGAAGACATGAAAAGCATGATCAACGATGAGCTGGTTCGCGCTCACCGTCTGCGCGGCCTGTCGCCGGATCATCCGGTGATGCGCGGCACCGCCCAGAATCCCGATGTCTACTTTCAGGGGCGTGAGACGGTTACCACCTACTACGACAAGCTTCCCGCTATTGTTCAAGCCCAGATGGATAAATTTGCCCAACTGACCGGGCGCCAATACAATCTGTTCGATTACATCGGTGCCGCCGATGCCGAGCGCATTATCGTCATGATGGGCTCGGGGTGTGACACGGCCCATGAACTGGTAGAACACCTGAACGCACAGGGCGAAAAGGTTGGTCTGCTCAAGGTTCGTTTCTTCCACCCCTTTGTTGTCGAGGCCTTCGCCCAGGCGCTGCCGAAGACGGTAAAGAAGATTGCTGTTCTCGACCGTACCAAGGAGCCGGGCTCTCTCGGCGAGCCGCTCTACCACAATGTCCGCACCGCCCTTGGCGAAGCGATGGCGGATGGCCTGGTCACGTTTGACGGTTATCCGGTCATTGTTGGCGGTCGTTACGGACTCGGTTCCTTTGAGTTCACCCCGGCAATGGTCAAGGCGGTATACGACAACCTGGCCGCTGCCAAGCCGATGAACCATTTTGTTGTCGGGATCAAGGATGATGTCACCGGACGCAGTCTTGATTTTGATCCAGCCTACAAGGTTCCGAACAACGCCTACGCGGCAATGTTTTTCGGTCTTGGTTCTGATGGTACCGTCGGTGCCAACAAGAACTCGATCAAGATCATCGGCGAGACGACCGACAACAACGCCCAGGCGTATTTTGTCTACGATTCGAAGAAGGCGGGGAGCATGACCACCTCGCATCTGCGTTTCGGCAAGGACGTGATTCGTTCCCCCTATCTGATCGATTCGGCTGATTTCGTTGCCTGCCACAATTTTTCTTTCCTTGCCCGGTACGACTTGCTGGGCAAAGCGAAGAAAGGCGCAACCTTTCTGATCAATTCACCCTTCAGTGCTGAAGAAACCTGGGATCATCTGCCGCTGGAAACGCAACAGCAGATTATCGATAAACAAATGAAGGTTTATGTTATTGACGGGGTGCGGCTTGGTAATGAGATCGGACTCGGTCCCCGTATCAACGTGATCATGCAGACCGCTTTTTTCAAAATCTCCAACATCATTGACTTTGCCCTGGCCGAGAAAGAGATCAAGGACGCTATCGTCAAGTCTTACGGCAAGGCCGGCGAAAAAGTGGTCAAGATGAATTTCGAGGCGGTCGATGCCGGTGCCAATAACTTTACCGAACTGGCTGTTCCGGCACAGCCCACCACCAAGGTCAAGATCGCCTCGGCGATCCAGAGTGACGCGCCTGCGTTTATTCGCCAGACCACCGGCCCGATCATCGACGCCAAGGGCGATCTGTTGCCGATTTCGGCGATGCCGGCCGATGGAACCTTCCCGACCGGCACCGCCAAGTACGAGAAACGCAATATCGCGGTCAATATCCCGGTCTGGGACGAGTCACTCTGCATCCAGTGCGGCATCTGTTCATTTGTCTGTCCGCACGCGACCATTCGTATGAAGATTGTTGAAGAAGCCGATCTCAAGGGGGCTCCAGCCACTTTTAAAACGAGTGATGCCAAAGGGAAAGATGTGGCCGGCAAGAAATTTGCGTTGCAGGTCGCGCCCGAAGATTGCACCGGCTGCGGTGCCTGCGTACACAATTGCCCGGCCAAGAGCAAGACCGACGCAAATCACAAGGCGATCAATATGACCTTCCAGGAGCCACTGCGCGAGCAGGAGGCGATCAACTGGGATTTCTTCCTGTCGCTGCCTGACACTGACCCGGCGTTGATCAATCGCAACAGTCTCAAAGGGAGCCAGCTGTTGCCGCCGATGTTCGAGTTCTCCGGTGCCTGTGCCGGTTGTGGTGAAACTCCGTTTGTCAAGCTCTGCTCGCAACTGTTCGGTGATCGCATGGTCGTCGCGAATGCCACCGGCTGCTCGTCGATCTACGGTGGCAACCTGCCAACCACACCGTGGACCACTGGCAAGAACGGTCTTGGCCCGGCGTGGAGCAATTCACTCTTCGAGGACAACGCCGAGTTCGGTTTTGGTTACCGTCTCACCATCGACAAGTTCAATGAATATGCGCTTGAACTGCTCGACAGACTTGCAAACTGCGACTGCAAGGGGTGCAAGGATGTTGTCGGATTGATGGAAGAAATTAAAACCGCCGACCAGAGCACTCAGGAAGGGATCGTGGCGCAGCGCGCGCGCGTGGCCACGCTCAAGACTGCGTTGGCCGAATGCTCCGACGCCGAAAGCAAGAACCTGCTCTCGGTCGCCGATTATCTGGTCAAGAAATCGGTCTGGATCCATGGTGGTGATGGCTGGGCCTACGATATCGGCTACGGTGGTCTCGACCACGTGCTTGCCTCGGGTGCGAACGTCAACGTTCTGGTGCTGGACACCGAGGTCTACTCCAATACCGGTGGCCAGGCGTCGAAATCAACCCCCCTGGCGGCCGTTGCCCAGTTCGCTGCCGGTGGCAAGCGGATGCCGAAGAAGGATCTCGGGATGATTGCCATGACCTATGGCAATATCTACGTCGCCAAAGTCTCAATGGCGAATCCGGGGCATGTGGTCAAGGCAATGATCGAAGCGGACGCCTACGATGGTCCGTCACTGATCATTGCTTACAGCCACTGTATCGCTCACGGCATCGACATGACCACCGCTGTGGACGAGGGCAAGAACGCTGTGGCCTGCGGCCACTGGCCGCTGTTCCGCTACGACCCGCGCCTGGCCGACGAAGGGAAAAACCCGCTGCAACTCGACAGCAAGGCACCGACCATCTCCTTCTCCGAATATGCTTACGGCGAGAATCGCTACCGGGTACTGAAGAAGATTCAGCCAGAAATAGCCGAGCAACTGATGAAGGAACAGAGTAAAGAAACGGCCACGCGCTTTGACTTGTACCAGAAATTGGCTGAAATGCAGGCAGACTGCGGCAAGTAA
- a CDS encoding YbaB/EbfC family nucleoid-associated protein: MAKGFGNMMKQAQLMQQKMARMQEELVNKEVTASSGGGVVTAVVNGKQQLLSLKIERDVVDPEDVEMLQDLVMTAINEALKQSQELAQSEMGKITGGLNIPGLV, encoded by the coding sequence ATGGCAAAAGGTTTTGGCAACATGATGAAGCAAGCGCAACTGATGCAACAGAAAATGGCGCGGATGCAGGAAGAACTGGTGAACAAAGAAGTTACGGCCAGCTCGGGTGGCGGCGTGGTGACAGCTGTTGTCAACGGTAAGCAGCAGTTGCTGTCGTTGAAGATTGAACGTGATGTTGTTGATCCGGAGGATGTCGAAATGTTGCAGGATCTGGTGATGACCGCGATCAACGAAGCGTTGAAACAGAGTCAGGAGCTGGCGCAGAGCGAGATGGGGAAAATTACCGGCGGACTGAATATCCCCGGTCTGGTTTGA
- a CDS encoding YifB family Mg chelatase-like AAA ATPase, with the protein MLAAIRSGALLGLDAYAVEVEVDIAMGLPQFATVGLPEGAVKESKDRVKSAIKNSGYEFPARRITINLAPADIRKDGAAFDLPIAVGLLAATDVIRNINDKRFLILGELSLDGRVKPVKGVLPIAVGARHWELDGLIVPAENAAEGALVDGLPVYGVSTLGELVDFLNGVNLLTACQVDTAALFNQAAQHAEDFAEVRGQENAKRALEIAAAGGHNLLMIGPPGSGKTMLARRLPTILPAQSFEEALECTKIHSVLGQLPQRNALIARRAFRSPHHTVSDAGLIGGGTIPRPGEVSLAHNGVLFLDELPEFKKNVLEMLRQPLEDGQVTISRAATSLTYPAMFMLIAAMNPCPCGYLGDPQHNCNCTPLMTQRYNTRLSGPLLDRIDLHVEVPRVQYRDLATPSGGESSETIRARVDQARAVQRERLKAFGLHANAQMQTRHITKFCKVDAAGDKLLEMVTDRLGFSARTYTRILKVARTIADLAACEQIDQSHLAEAIQYRSLDRRKG; encoded by the coding sequence ATGCTTGCAGCCATCCGGTCCGGCGCACTTTTGGGACTCGACGCTTACGCCGTCGAGGTCGAAGTCGATATCGCCATGGGCCTCCCCCAGTTTGCCACCGTTGGACTCCCCGAAGGAGCGGTCAAGGAGAGCAAGGACCGCGTCAAATCGGCGATCAAAAACTCCGGCTACGAATTTCCCGCCCGCCGCATCACCATCAATCTCGCCCCCGCCGATATCCGCAAAGACGGTGCCGCCTTCGATTTGCCGATTGCCGTCGGCCTGCTCGCCGCCACCGATGTGATCCGCAATATCAACGACAAGCGGTTCCTGATCCTCGGTGAACTGTCGTTGGACGGTCGGGTCAAACCGGTGAAAGGGGTGTTGCCGATTGCCGTCGGTGCCCGCCACTGGGAACTCGACGGCCTGATCGTGCCGGCGGAAAACGCCGCCGAGGGGGCACTGGTCGATGGTCTGCCGGTCTATGGGGTCAGTACCCTGGGAGAGCTGGTCGATTTTCTCAACGGTGTGAATCTTTTGACTGCCTGTCAGGTCGACACCGCCGCGCTGTTCAATCAGGCCGCGCAACACGCCGAAGATTTTGCCGAGGTACGCGGGCAGGAGAATGCCAAACGCGCCCTTGAGATCGCTGCCGCCGGCGGACACAATCTGTTGATGATCGGCCCTCCCGGCAGTGGCAAGACGATGCTCGCCCGACGCCTGCCAACGATTCTGCCAGCGCAGAGTTTTGAGGAAGCGCTCGAATGCACCAAGATCCACTCTGTTCTCGGTCAGCTGCCACAGCGTAACGCGCTGATCGCCCGGCGTGCCTTCCGTTCCCCTCATCACACCGTCTCCGATGCCGGTTTGATCGGCGGCGGCACCATCCCCCGCCCCGGCGAGGTGTCCCTGGCGCACAACGGGGTGCTGTTTCTCGACGAACTGCCGGAGTTCAAAAAGAATGTTCTGGAGATGCTGCGCCAGCCCCTCGAAGATGGTCAGGTGACGATCAGCCGCGCCGCGACCAGTCTGACCTATCCGGCGATGTTCATGCTGATCGCGGCAATGAACCCGTGCCCCTGTGGCTATCTCGGTGATCCGCAACACAACTGCAACTGCACGCCGTTGATGACCCAGCGCTACAACACCCGCCTCTCTGGCCCACTCCTCGATCGCATTGACCTGCATGTTGAAGTGCCCCGCGTCCAGTATCGCGACCTGGCGACGCCGAGCGGCGGCGAGAGCAGTGAGACGATTCGCGCCCGCGTCGATCAGGCGCGGGCGGTGCAACGCGAGCGCCTGAAGGCCTTTGGTCTGCACGCCAACGCCCAGATGCAGACACGCCACATCACCAAATTTTGCAAAGTCGACGCGGCTGGGGACAAGTTGCTGGAAATGGTCACCGACCGGCTCGGCTTTTCCGCCCGCACCTACACGCGCATCCTCAAAGTCGCCCGCACCATTGCCGATCTCGCCGCCTGTGAGCAGATCGATCAGTCACACCTCGCGGAGGCGATTCAGTATCGCAGTCTTGATCGGCGCAAGGGGTAA
- the recR gene encoding recombination mediator RecR, translating into MLSSIPSFARLVAELAKFPGVGRKTAARLAFFILRQPNSEAEALAGAIRELKARVGFCSLCFHITEDDPCAICTDPEREARLLCVVEQPQDLLAIERSRSFRGRYHVLQGALSPLDGIGPDRLKIRELLERLRSEVVEEVLLATNFDVDGEATALYLARLIAPLGIRVSRLAHGIPLGSDLEYVDAATVLHAVEGRRQLIQ; encoded by the coding sequence ATGTTAAGCTCCATCCCGTCTTTCGCCCGTTTGGTGGCAGAGTTGGCGAAGTTTCCGGGGGTTGGTCGCAAGACCGCCGCACGGCTGGCTTTCTTCATTTTGCGTCAACCGAACTCCGAGGCCGAGGCGTTGGCCGGGGCGATTCGCGAGCTGAAAGCACGGGTCGGATTCTGCTCGCTGTGTTTTCATATTACCGAAGACGATCCCTGTGCGATCTGCACCGATCCCGAACGTGAAGCACGATTACTGTGTGTGGTCGAGCAACCGCAAGATCTGCTGGCGATCGAACGCAGCCGGTCGTTTCGGGGGCGTTATCATGTTTTGCAAGGTGCGCTGTCGCCCCTTGACGGTATCGGGCCTGACCGCCTGAAGATTCGTGAACTGCTCGAACGGCTGCGCAGCGAAGTGGTTGAAGAGGTGCTGCTGGCAACCAACTTTGATGTCGACGGCGAGGCTACAGCGCTCTACCTGGCGCGGCTGATCGCGCCGCTCGGTATCCGTGTCTCCCGGCTGGCACACGGCATTCCGCTTGGCAGCGACCTTGAATATGTGGATGCTGCGACAGTGTTGCACGCCGTTGAAGGACGCCGTCAATTGATCCAATGA
- the dnaX gene encoding DNA polymerase III subunit gamma/tau: MSYLVLARKWRPQLFEDLVGQEHVSRTLGNSIRSGRVHHAFLFTGARGVGKTSAARILAKALNCEQGPTATPCNVCPACLEITAGQGVDVFEIDGASNTGVDDIRDLRENIRYLPAKSHYKIFIIDEVHMLSINAFNALLKTLEEPPAHAKFIFATTEPHKIPITILSRCQRFDFRKIGINKLVDRLREIVTAEGMGMSDRALMLIARRGEGSMRDALSTLDQVIAFCGDQVGDEDVQALLGLVDRRLLFAAAEGVLRRDARACLDVVCKIDELGHSFRQFCQELVELFRGLVLCHVLDEPGDLLQMTTDEITELRTLAATVEPEELHRAVTALIHVESDLAQATFPRLALEMALIRLATLPPGRDIAMLLHKLEQLERRLGSGGVTTLPRSSPPPLPVAPEAAPPPGGSPPKKAEASPSATDSARSWVGLVEHVKSRRRPLIASLLEHASPMSLPPEVLEVGLASGSFQLAQLQDEDNRNALAELANEYFGMAVQVKVTARNKDVAAPLSLNEERHTRETDRKKRLRDDALEHPMVKKALDIFAGKVESVKAIDKGFV, translated from the coding sequence ATGTCTTACCTGGTATTGGCGCGCAAATGGCGTCCGCAACTGTTTGAGGATCTGGTTGGCCAGGAGCACGTCAGTCGCACCCTCGGCAACTCCATTCGCTCCGGTCGTGTCCATCATGCCTTTCTCTTTACCGGTGCGCGCGGGGTGGGGAAAACCTCTGCCGCGCGCATCCTTGCCAAAGCGCTCAACTGTGAGCAGGGGCCAACGGCAACCCCGTGTAATGTCTGCCCTGCGTGTCTGGAAATTACCGCCGGTCAGGGGGTAGATGTTTTCGAGATCGACGGCGCTTCGAATACCGGGGTCGACGATATACGTGACCTGCGCGAAAATATCCGTTATCTCCCCGCAAAATCCCACTATAAAATCTTCATCATTGATGAAGTCCACATGTTGTCGATCAACGCCTTTAATGCGTTGTTGAAAACCCTTGAAGAGCCCCCCGCGCACGCCAAATTTATCTTTGCGACGACTGAGCCGCACAAAATCCCGATCACCATTCTGTCACGCTGTCAGCGTTTCGATTTTCGCAAAATCGGCATCAACAAGCTGGTTGATCGGTTGCGCGAGATCGTCACCGCCGAAGGGATGGGGATGTCCGACCGGGCATTGATGTTGATTGCCCGGCGCGGTGAGGGAAGTATGCGCGATGCGCTGTCGACCCTCGATCAGGTGATTGCTTTTTGCGGCGACCAGGTCGGTGACGAGGACGTTCAGGCGTTGCTCGGGCTGGTCGACCGACGCCTGCTCTTCGCTGCCGCTGAAGGGGTGCTGCGCCGTGACGCCCGCGCGTGCCTCGACGTGGTGTGTAAAATCGACGAACTTGGCCATTCTTTTCGCCAGTTCTGCCAGGAGCTGGTTGAGCTCTTTCGCGGGCTGGTTCTCTGCCATGTACTTGATGAACCGGGCGATCTGTTGCAGATGACAACAGACGAGATCACCGAACTGCGCACCCTGGCGGCGACGGTCGAGCCCGAGGAATTGCACCGTGCGGTGACGGCGTTGATTCACGTCGAAAGCGATCTGGCTCAGGCGACTTTCCCGCGGTTGGCGCTGGAAATGGCGCTGATTCGCCTTGCCACATTACCGCCGGGGCGCGATATCGCGATGCTCCTGCACAAACTGGAACAGCTGGAACGTCGGCTGGGCAGTGGCGGCGTAACGACGCTGCCGCGTTCATCACCCCCCCCTCTGCCGGTTGCTCCAGAGGCTGCGCCGCCGCCGGGAGGGTCGCCGCCAAAAAAGGCTGAAGCTTCGCCGTCGGCGACGGACTCCGCGAGAAGCTGGGTTGGGCTGGTGGAGCATGTTAAAAGCCGTCGCCGTCCGCTGATTGCTTCGCTCCTTGAGCATGCCAGCCCGATGTCGCTGCCGCCGGAGGTGCTCGAAGTCGGTCTGGCAAGCGGTTCATTCCAGCTGGCCCAGCTCCAGGATGAGGACAACCGCAACGCCCTTGCCGAATTGGCCAACGAATATTTTGGCATGGCGGTGCAGGTCAAGGTGACAGCGCGGAACAAGGATGTGGCCGCGCCACTGTCGTTAAATGAGGAACGCCACACGCGGGAAACAGATCGCAAGAAGCGCTTGCGTGATGATGCGTTGGAACACCCGATGGTGAAAAAGGCCCTGGATATTTTCGCGGGCAAAGTCGAGAGTGTGAAGGCGATCGATAAAGGCTTTGTTTGA